In Opitutaceae bacterium TAV5, one genomic interval encodes:
- a CDS encoding N-terminal cleavage protein, producing the protein MKTTHTPNTIRPRFRHGFTLIELLTVIAIIGILAAIIIPTVGKVRTTAKASQCASNMRQIATAVLLAAAENKDRFPSQQGVDPANANPPPSVISNPLVKDESGNYTADDNWVKAIAPYVNAIHRQPRDILSCPLANPPADADGTITFAFNIFLISRPVSAITKPTQIVMLRHRGKQNQAAAITGVQGDLIWDDKGSKYPTTDQTTPRELNYAFADGHVARHKFTTADNQDRFVKYDK; encoded by the coding sequence ATGAAAACCACACACACCCCGAACACCATCCGCCCTCGTTTCCGCCACGGTTTCACGCTGATCGAACTTCTGACGGTCATCGCGATCATCGGCATCCTCGCGGCGATCATCATTCCCACCGTCGGCAAAGTGCGAACAACCGCGAAAGCCTCCCAATGCGCCTCCAACATGCGCCAGATCGCCACCGCCGTTCTCCTGGCCGCTGCCGAAAACAAAGATCGATTTCCGAGTCAGCAAGGCGTTGACCCCGCCAATGCCAATCCACCTCCCAGCGTCATTTCCAACCCCCTGGTAAAAGATGAATCCGGCAACTACACCGCCGACGACAACTGGGTCAAAGCCATCGCCCCCTACGTGAACGCCATCCACAGACAACCCCGCGACATCCTCAGTTGTCCCCTCGCCAACCCGCCGGCGGACGCCGATGGCACTATCACCTTTGCCTTCAACATATTTCTCATCAGCCGACCTGTTTCCGCCATCACCAAACCCACGCAAATCGTCATGCTCCGACACCGTGGCAAACAAAACCAAGCCGCCGCCATCACCGGCGTGCAAGGCGACCTGATTTGGGACGACAAAGGCTCCAAATACCCCACGACCGACCAAACAACCCCCCGCGAGCTCAATTACGCCTTCGCCGACGGTCACGTTGCCCGCCACAAATTCACCACGGCAGACAACCAGGACCGCTTTGTGAAATACGATAAATAA
- a CDS encoding glycosyltransferase family 1 — translation MTSPITCARIHLNAVSALLLLAVTAATAPAINIIAIGDSITQGGNSSGVTNGTKLAYASYRYPLFFQLTGAGYDVDFVGPQNETRTPTSYWPINTALYPLYATTFDHDHAGYWGQTSANIKTPVVNWLNTVSADQAPDIAIINIGTNDAAGGVAVATFTANLQGIVAALRAVNPDVTLILSNLAGIDKPEYAAAFATYNAAIADFAANPANSTPTSGIVLADIKSGLPDNALYDLIHPNEIGEAHLAQVYFDAIAASLVPEPAALALLAGVATLAAVVILRRRSHARSSG, via the coding sequence ATGACCTCCCCGATCACCTGCGCCCGGATTCACCTCAACGCCGTTTCCGCGCTGCTCCTTCTCGCCGTCACCGCCGCGACGGCACCAGCGATCAACATCATCGCCATCGGCGACTCCATCACGCAGGGCGGCAACAGCTCCGGCGTCACCAATGGCACAAAACTCGCCTACGCCTCTTACCGTTATCCCCTGTTTTTTCAGCTGACCGGCGCCGGTTACGACGTCGATTTCGTCGGCCCGCAGAACGAAACCCGCACGCCGACCTCCTATTGGCCGATCAACACCGCTCTCTATCCGCTCTACGCGACGACCTTCGACCACGACCACGCCGGTTACTGGGGACAAACCTCCGCCAACATCAAGACTCCCGTCGTCAACTGGCTGAACACCGTGTCCGCCGACCAGGCGCCCGACATCGCCATCATCAACATCGGCACGAACGACGCGGCGGGCGGGGTCGCCGTCGCCACCTTCACCGCCAACCTGCAAGGCATCGTCGCCGCCCTCCGCGCCGTGAACCCCGACGTCACCCTCATCCTCTCCAACCTGGCGGGCATCGACAAACCGGAGTACGCTGCCGCCTTTGCCACCTACAATGCAGCCATTGCCGACTTCGCTGCCAATCCCGCCAACAGCACCCCGACTTCCGGCATCGTCCTGGCCGACATCAAAAGCGGTCTCCCCGACAATGCCCTCTATGACCTCATCCACCCCAACGAGATCGGCGAAGCGCACCTTGCGCAGGTTTACTTCGATGCCATCGCCGCATCCCTCGTTCCGGAACCCGCGGCGCTCGCGCTCCTCGCCGGCGTCGCCACCCTTGCGGCCGTAGTCATCCTTCGCCGCCGCAGCCACGCTCGTTCATCCGGTTGA
- a CDS encoding anchor protein, translating to MKTMKKLALLTTLAASLALAANANAADPLFSTDFTGTPGSIPTDFTASNFAINDNGNLYRLAPGLPSNGSQNQLSVYTGAALSGSSANYTVSSTFNLGGNGGYVGLAAYHTDASHYYLGRLNGSGSGTGFSLEIYKFNGGGANNAQLKLENFTFEQTGGIFTGRLEFTVNEGTLTLSLYESGTEGALLKSISATDTALSGGSVGVRATAAYAVSYDNLVVTSATPIPEPATAAVLTGAALLAAVVVFRRTRA from the coding sequence ATGAAAACCATGAAAAAACTTGCCCTCCTCACAACTCTCGCCGCCAGCCTCGCGCTCGCGGCCAATGCAAACGCCGCCGACCCGCTCTTCAGCACCGACTTCACCGGCACTCCCGGCTCCATCCCGACAGACTTCACTGCATCCAACTTCGCCATCAATGATAACGGCAACCTGTATCGCCTGGCGCCGGGACTCCCTTCCAATGGCAGCCAGAACCAGCTCTCCGTTTACACTGGCGCCGCCCTGAGTGGCAGTTCCGCCAACTACACGGTCAGTTCCACTTTCAACCTCGGTGGCAACGGCGGCTACGTCGGACTGGCCGCCTACCATACCGACGCCAGCCATTACTACCTCGGACGCCTCAACGGCAGCGGCAGCGGAACAGGATTTTCGCTGGAAATCTACAAGTTCAACGGCGGCGGAGCCAATAATGCCCAACTGAAACTGGAAAATTTCACCTTCGAACAAACCGGCGGAATTTTTACCGGCCGCCTGGAATTTACCGTCAATGAAGGCACGCTCACCCTGTCGCTCTACGAGAGCGGGACGGAGGGCGCGCTCCTGAAATCGATCTCCGCCACCGATACCGCTCTTTCCGGTGGCAGCGTCGGCGTCCGCGCCACGGCTGCCTATGCCGTCTCCTACGACAACCTCGTGGTCACCTCCGCCACTCCGATCCCCGAACCCGCCACCGCCGCCGTGCTGACAGGCGCCGCATTGCTGGCTGCGGTTGTCGTTTTCCGACGCACCCGCGCCTGA
- a CDS encoding transcriptional regulator, translating into MTEGAMPRPETENRKTLLSQGIDLVRFLAHSRHALGVTEIAEKMELPKSSAFRLLGVLMELRFVQKNPATQRYTISPEIFRFVYEVAHEFAPNRKLEDVMIRWAQKLDCAVYLSMLSERCTYVVSAEGPLGGTFALGSAGPVYASSAGKVIVANLPEEEWVFYEPTEKDERLTSYTNLDPARFRKELLAARESGVAWNMRETTPEVASVAALVREPLYPPRMAVALLVSYEEVAVHDRVSLERHVRELAAELSKGFRPGA; encoded by the coding sequence ATGACGGAGGGCGCCATGCCTCGCCCTGAAACCGAAAATCGCAAGACGCTGCTCTCCCAGGGGATCGACCTGGTGCGTTTCCTCGCCCACAGCCGCCATGCGCTCGGGGTGACGGAAATCGCCGAAAAAATGGAGCTGCCCAAGTCATCCGCATTCCGGCTGCTGGGCGTGTTGATGGAGTTGCGGTTCGTGCAGAAAAATCCGGCGACGCAACGCTACACGATCAGTCCGGAGATTTTTCGTTTTGTATATGAGGTGGCGCATGAATTCGCTCCCAACCGGAAGCTGGAGGATGTCATGATCCGGTGGGCGCAGAAGCTGGACTGTGCGGTTTATCTCAGCATGTTGAGCGAGCGATGCACGTACGTGGTGTCGGCGGAGGGACCGCTGGGGGGAACGTTTGCGCTGGGGTCGGCGGGGCCGGTTTATGCGAGTTCGGCGGGCAAGGTCATCGTGGCGAACTTGCCGGAGGAAGAGTGGGTGTTTTACGAGCCAACGGAAAAGGATGAAAGGCTGACATCCTACACGAATCTGGACCCGGCGCGCTTTCGCAAGGAGTTGCTGGCGGCGCGGGAATCGGGCGTGGCGTGGAACATGCGTGAGACGACACCGGAGGTGGCGTCGGTGGCGGCGCTGGTCCGCGAGCCGTTGTATCCGCCGCGCATGGCGGTGGCGCTGCTGGTGAGCTACGAGGAGGTGGCGGTGCACGATCGCGTAAGCCTCGAACGCCACGTCCGGGAACTGGCGGCGGAGTTGAGCAAAGGGTTCAGGCCGGGGGCATAA